Within Roseisolibacter agri, the genomic segment CGCGTCCCCGGCCGGGAAGCAGTCCGGCCACATCTCCCCGGTCGCCGCAGCGCTCCTCGCGCTCGCCGCCGCCGGCCCACCGGCCGCGCTCGTCGGCCTGCTGGCGGTGCCGGGCGAGGCCGCCGCACAGGCGACACAGGGCATCATCACCGGCGTCGTCGTGGCGGAGGGCACGCAGCGGCCGCTCCCCGACGCGCAGGTGTCGGTCGAGGGCACCACCAACGGCGCCGCGACCGACGCCAACGGACGCTTCCGGGTCGCCGGCCTCACCGGCACCGAGGTGCGCCTGACGGTGCGGCGCATCGGCTACCAGCCGGCCACGGTGACCGCGCGGGTGGGCGCCACCGACGTGCGCGTGACGCTGCGCGAGCGCGCGCTGGAGCTGAGCCAGGTCGTCGTCACCGGCACCGCCGGCGTGCAGGAGCGCCGCGCGATCGGCAACGCGGTCTCGACCGTCAACGTCGCCGAGGTCACCGCGACGCAGCCGGTGCGCAACTTCTCCGACCTGCTGACCGGGCGCGCGTCCGGCGTCAGCGTCATCGGCAGCTCCGGGCAGGTGGGCACCGGCTCGCGCATCCGCGTGCGCGGCGCGTCGTCGCTCTCGCTCGCCAACGACCCGCTGATCTACGTCGACGGCATCCGCGTCGACAACGCGCAGGCGAGCGGCCCCACCAACCAGGCGTTCGGCTCCGCGTCCGTGTCGCGGTGGAACGACTTCGATCCCGACGACATCGAGAGCATCGAGGTCATCAAGGGACCGGCCGCCGCGACGCTCTACGGCACCGAGGCGTCGAACGGCGTCATCCAGATCATCACGAAGAAGGGCGCCGCCGGCCGGCCCGGTTGGAACTTCACCGTGCGGCAGGGCAGCAGCTGGCTGCCCGGCTGGAAGGACGGCTACGGCTACGTGAACTACGGCACCGTGCCGCGCGCGGGCTCGACGACCGCGCTGGACACCGTGTCGATCACGATCGCGCAGCTGAACGACTCGCTCAACGCGCACTTCGGCCACGACATCTTCCGCGCCGGACGGCAGCAGGACTACCAGGCCAACGTCAGCGGCGGCACGGCCGCGCTGCGCTATTACGTGGGCCTGAACCGCGAGGAGGCGACCGGCGTCGAGCGCGCGAACCGTCTCCAGCGGACGAACTTCCGCGCCAACGTCTCGGCGTCGCCGAGCCGCACCGTGGACGTCACGGCGTCGTCGGCGTTCGTGACCGGGCGGACCTACCTGCCGTACGAGTCCGGCGGCGGCGGCGCGACGTGGGCGACCTACTTCTCGTCGCCGTCCTTCCTGTACAGCGGGCGCAACGCGAACAACGCGCAGCTCGGCTTCCGCAGCGGGCCGCCCGACATCTACTACGCCGCGTACAACATCTTCCAGGACGCGGACCGCTTCACGAGCAGCCTGCAGGTGACCAACCGGCCGGCGTCGTGGCTGGACCACCGGCTGATCCTCGGCATCGACCGGCTGGTGGAGGACAACCAGACGCAGGCGCCGCGCAACGAGACGCTGTTCGCCACCTACGCCGCGTTCTCCGAGGTGGGCGGCACGACGCAGGGCTCGCTCGCCGTGGGCACGCGCAACGTCGCCAACGTCACGGCGGACTACGCGTTCAACGCGAAGTACACGATCGCCAGCGGCCTGGCGGGCGTGACGTCGGCGGGCGGCCAGTACTACGGCCGGCGCACGCGCGGACGCGCGATGTCGGCGACGGGCTTCCCCGCGTCGGGCATCCTGGCGCTGTCGGCGGCCGCGGTCCAGCGGCTGGACGGTGACAGCCTGTTCGACAACAACACGCTCGGCGGCTTCGTGCAGCAGCAGCTGATCTGGAACGACCGCCTGTTCGTCACCGGCGCCGTGCGGCGCGACGACAACTCGGCCTTCGGCACGGACTATCCGGCCGTCACGTATCCGAAGGTGAGCGCCTCGTACGTCGTCAGCGAGGAGCCCGCGCTGAGCATCCCGAAGGCGTTCAGCACGCTGCGGCTGCGCGGCGCCTACGGCGGCAGCGGCTTGCAGCCGGGCGCGTTCGACGCCATCCGCACGTACACGGCGAGCGGCGGCTTCCTGACGCCCAGCAACGTCGGCAACACGGAGCTGGGCCCCGAGAAGAGCACGGAGCTGGAGCTGGGCCTCGACGGCGGGCTGCTGGACGACCGCTACGGCTTCGAGCTGACGTACTACGCGGGCACCACGCGCGACGCGATCCTGTCGCGCCAGGCGCCGCCCTCGATCGGCTTCCCGGGCTTCCAGCTGTTCAACGCCGGACGCGTGGACCGCGACGGCTTCGAGTGGGTGCTGCGCGCGCAGCCGATCCGCTCGCGCCTGGTGACGCTCGATCTGGGCCTCAACGGCAGCGCGAACAAGTACGAGATCAAGTCGCTCGGCCCCGCGCAGACGGTTTCGCTGACGAGCAACGTGCAGCACGTGGTGGGCTACGCGCCGGGCGCGTGGTGGGACCGCCGGATCGTGAGCGCGGACTACAATGCGACCACGAAGCGTGCGACCAACCTGCGCTGCGACGACGGGAAGGGCGGCTCGACGGACTGCGCGACGGCGCCGCGCGTCTTCCTCGGCAACACGGTGCCGACGAAGGAGGGATCGTTCACCGCCGGGCTCTCGTTCCTCGAGAACTGGCGCGTGAACGCGTTCTTCGACTATCGCGGCGGCTACAAGAAGCTGGATGGCAACCTGCGCGTGCGCTGCGGCGCGTTCGCGCTGTGCCGCGACCTGTACTACCCCGACGAGGTGCAGGACAAGGTGCTGCTCGCCGCCGAGCAGGCGGGTACCGCGTACACCTTCCACCTCATCCGCGACGCGAACTTCACGCGGTTCCGCGAGCTGTCGGTGACGTACACGTTCCCGCGCGCGCTGGCGCAGCGCTTCGGCGGCACGAACGCGGGCATCACGGTCGCCGGCCGCAACCTCGCGCTGTGGACCGACTACACGGGGCTGGAGCCCGAGGCGTCGTTCAACGGCGGCTCGCGCGGCGGCCAGTTCGGGCAGTGGGAGCAGAACGTGCTCCCGCAGACGCGCTCGGTGGTCGCGACCCTCAACTTCTCCTTCTGACCATGACGCCTCACATGCATCGCGCCGCGCGGCGGCGCTCCGGTGTGCGCGGCGTCGCGCGGGCGGCGGCGCTGGCGTGGCTCTGCGCCGCCGCCGCGGGCTGCAGCGACACGGTGGATCGCCTGCTGACGGCGACGACGCCCAGCCGCCTGGGCGAGACGGCGTTCCTGGTGCCGCAGAACGCGCCGCTGCTGGTCGCGAGCGCGATCGCCGACTTCGAGTGCGCGTACGGCGCGTACGTCGTCGCGAGCGGCCTCGCGTCGGGCGAGCTGTACGACGCCTCGCAGACCGCCTCGCGCTGGTCGTACGACCGCCGCGAGGTGCTGCCGGCGGACGCGCACTACTCGACCTTCGGGTGCGAGGCGATCGGCGTCTACACGCCCATCAGCACCGCGCGCTACACCACGGACCAGGCGCTCCAGAAGCTGGGGGAGTGGACGGACGCCGAGGTGCCCAACCGGGCGCGCCTGCGCGCGACGGCGGCGCTGTACGCGGGCTACTCGTACCTGCTGCTGGCCGAGGGCTTCTGCACGGCGGCGGTGAACCTGGGACCGGAGCTGACGACGGCGCAGCTGCTCGACTCGGCCGAGGCGCGCTTCACGACGGCGCTGGGGCTCGTGACGGCCGCGGATTCGACGGTGCGCTACGGTGCGTCCGTCGGGCGGGCGCGCGCGCGCCTCGGCAAGGGGAACACCGCGGGCGCGGCGAGCGACGCGGCGACGGTGCCGGTGTCGTTCGTGCTGAACGCGACGGCGGACAACAACAGCGGCCGGCGCAACAACCGCGTCTTCGCGCAGAACAACGCGTCGAACACCGGCGTCACCATCGCGACGCCGTACCGCACGCTCACGGTCGCGGGCGCGCCGGATCCGCGCGTGCGCGTCACGAACCAGAACCGCCTCGCGGGGGACCAGATCAACCAGCTCTGGACGCAGAACAAGTACGCGTCGCTGACGGCGTCGCTGCCGATCGCGACGGGCGTCGAGGCGCAGCTGATCCTGGCCGAAGCGCAGGGCGCGGCACAGGGTGTCGCGACGCTCAACGCGCTGCGGGCGCGCGCGGGCGTGGCGCTGCCCGCGCTCACCGCCGCGGAGGCGGCGAGCTTCCAGGCGACCGTCTACGAGGAGCGACGCCGCGAGCTGTTCCTGCAGGGGACGCGGTGGTTCGACGAGCGGCGCGGCAACCTGACGCTCGATCCCGCGACGGGCACGCAGTACCCGAAGGGCGGGAGCTACGGTGCGCAGCGCTGCTGGCCGCTGCCCGCGGTGGAGCGGGCGGCGAACCCGAACCTCGGCGGGTGAGCGCCGGACCCGAACGACGACGGCAGCAAGGATGAGAGCTGACAGGGTCTGATGACGACGGATGGCTCCGCGTGGTGGCGAGGAACGTCGCCCGACGCGGAGCCATCCGTCGTTATCAGATTTCATCCGATCTTCATCCTTGCAATTGTCGTTCGGGTCCGGCGCGCGGGGATCGAAAGAGCATCAGACAGGATTATCAGGATTGACAGGATTTACAGGATTCGGAGCGCCTCCTGGCGGCGACCAGCTTCGCGCCGGTGTGGAGACCATCCTGTTAATCGTGTAAATCCTGTCAATCCTGTCTGCAGTTGTCGTTCGGATTCGGCGCGATCGTGTCAGCGCGGCCCGCCGAAGTGCAGCGCGAACAGCAGCGAGAAGCGCGAGTCCGCGCCCTCCAGGCCGATCGGCACCGTGACGGCCGGGCGCACGGTGAACCGGTCGTTGAAGGTCAGGCCGGCGCCGAGGTCCAGCGCGCCGTACGAGTCCGTGTCGGTCGTCTCGAGGTCGCTGTTCTCCGGCGAGAGGCTGTTGCGCGTGTAGATCAGCCGCAGCCCGCCGAACGGCACCAGGTTCACCGCGGTCGACAGCCCGACCGGCGCGCCGATCGAGAAGCCCGCGCTGGCGAGGAGCGTCCGGTTCTCGATGTCGACGCCGGCGCTCGTGAAGTCCGGCCCCAGCCGGTAGCCGAGCGTCGCGATCGGGCAGAACTCGGCGGTCGGCGCGCGTCGGCGCGTCGGCGTGCCGATCGGCACCTGGTAGCCGAGCGTGCCCTGGATCGTGGTCGCCGACTCGTCGATGTCGTCGAAGTCGTCGAGCGAGACGCCGACGCCGCCGAACGGGCCGGCCGCCTGGCCGAAGAGCAGATCCGCGCCGATCGTCGTCAGGTCGTCCCCCGTCCCGAGCACGCCGCCGACGCGAACGGGATGGGTGTTGAACGAGGCGGCGCCGGTGCAGGTCTGGGCGCTGGCGTGGGCAGCCGGCAGCAGGACGGCCGCGGCGAGCAGGCAGGCGGAGAGCCGCGTCCGCGGCAGGAGACGGATCTGGGTCATGGGATGCTCCGACGGGTCATGGGCGCGATCCCGGCGCTCCACGGGATCTTCGGAGGGAGCGCCGGCCGCAGCGCTGGCGTAGGCAGGTCGCGCGCCCGCGCCGCCCGGGGAGCGTGATCGCCGGCACGTTTCGGGGAGCCCGGGCGCTCCATGGCCGGGCCAGTCGCGCCTTGAACAGCGTTCGGTCGCGCGCGATCTTTCCGCGTCAGGCATGTGAATTCCTTCACAAGACCCAATGAGGAGGCGTCGCGGTGAAGATCGCCGTGTGCATCAAGCGGGTGCCGGTCATGGAAGTGAAGTTCGCGATCGGCAAGGACGGCGCGAGCGTCGACGAGACCGGGTTGAAGTACGACGTGAACGATTTCGACCTGTGGGCGGTCGAGGCCGCGCTGCAGCTCAACGAGAAGAACGCGCCCGGCGAGGTCACCGTGATCTCGCTCGGCACCGACGCCGCGCAGGAGCAGATCCGGAAGGCGCTGTCGATGGGGGCCGACAAGGGCGTGCTCCTGAAGGCCGACCGGCTACCCGGCGACGCGTTCGCGGTGGCCGAGGCGCTGGCCGCGGAGCTGAAGGACGGCGGCTACGACGTCATCTTCTTCGGCAAGAAGTCGATCGACGCCGACAACTCCGCGACCGGCGCGATGGTCGGCGAGCTGCTCGGCCTCCCCGTCGTCACCGGCGTCTCGAAGCTCGAGATCGCGGGCGGCAAGGGCACCGCGCACCGCGCGGTCGAGGGCGGCATCGAGGTGCTCGAGTTCCCGCTGCCGGCGATCGTCACAGTGGACGAGGGGCTCAACAAGGAGCGCCTGCCGTCGCTGAAGGGGATCATGGCGGCGAAGAAGAAGCCGCTCGAGTCCAGGCCCGCGCAGCTGGGCACCGCGGGCGTCACGGTGCAGAAGATGGAGCTGCCGCCGGAGCGCGCCGCGGGCCGCATCGTCGGCGAGGGCGCCGCCGCGGTCCCGGAGCTGGTGCGCCTGCTCCAGTCGGAAGCCAAGGTCCTCTGAGCCACGCGAGGGAATCACACAATGGCGAACGTGTTCGCATTCGTGGAGTCGCGCGGTGGCGACGTCCGCAAGGCGGGGCTGGAAGCAGTGTCGGCCGCGCGGCAGATCGCCGACCAGACGGGCGGCGGTGAGGTGCACGCGCTGCTCGCCGGCGCGCCCGGCATCGCGGCGCAGGCGTCGCGGCTGGCCGAGGTGGGCGCCGACGTCGTGTACGTCGTCGAGCACGCGGGGCTCGCGCAGTACGACGCCGAGTCGCTCGCGGCGACGGCGGCGGAGCGCATCCGGGCCGGCGGCTACCGGGCGGCCGTGTTCAGCGCGACCGCGCAGGGCAAGGACCTGAGCCCGCGCGTCGCGGCCAAGCTGCGCGCGCCGCTGGCACCCGACGCGACGGCCATCGCGGTGGAGGGCGACGCGATCGTCGTCCGGCACCCGATGTACACCGGCAAGGTGATCGGCGCGCTCGCGATCACGGCGTCGCCCGCGCTGCTGTCGGTGCGCCTGGGCGCGGTGCCCGCGCAGCCGAACGCGAAGGCCGGCCGCGTGGAGACGATCCAGCCCGCCGCCGACCCGGGCGCCTCGAAGGTGCGCGTGGTCGAGCTGCGCGAGGGGAACAAGGGGAAGATCGACCTCGGCGAGGCGGCGGTGATCGTCGCCGGCGGGCGTGGGCTGAAGGCGCCCGAGAACTTCAAGCTCGTCGAGGAGCTGGCGGACTCGTTCGGCAACGCCGCGGTCGGCGCGACGCGCGCGGTGACCGACGAGGGGTGGCGCCCGCACTCCGACCAGATCGGGCAGACGGGGCGCGTCGTCAGCCCCGAGCTGTACGTGGCGGTCGGCATCTCCGGCGCCATCCAGCACCTGGCCGGCATGCGCACGTCCAAGACGATCGTCGCGATCAACAAGGACAAGGAGGCGCCGATCTTCAAGGTGGCCGACTACGGCATCGTCGGCGACGTCTTCGAGATCGTGCCGGCGCTGACACAGGCCGTGCGCGCCGCGAAGGCCGCGCACTAAGTTGGAGCGGGCGGCGCGCACGACGGCGCCGCCCGCTCGTCTTTCGGCTCGTACAGCCTCTCACCCGCTCGGAGTGCGCCCGTGACGACCGGGAACGTCGTGTTTCTCGTCATCCTGCTGCTGGCCGCGGCCTTCCTCGCGTACAACGCGCAGCGGCTGTATCGCTACATGACGATGGTCGGGAAGCCGGAGCACCGCCTCGACGATCCGGCGCGGCGCCTCTGGAACCTGCTGACGATCGGCTTCGCGCAGACGAAGATCCTGCGCGACCCGACGGCCGGCACGTCGCACGCGGCCGTGTTCTGGGGCTTCCTCGTCGTCACCATCGGCACCGTCGAGGTGTTCGTGCAGGGCGTGTGGGACGGCTTTAGCTACGCCAGCTTCCTCCCCGCGCCGCTGTACGCGCTCTACGCGCTGTCGCAGGAGCTGTTCGCGCTGCTGATCCTCGCCGCGGTGAGCTTCCTGATCTACCGCCGGCTGGTGCTCAAGCCGAAGCGGCTGCAGGGCGACGTCGTGCACGGCACCGAGGCCGTGATGATCCTGGCGACCATCGCGCTGCTGATGGTGACGCTCGTCATCACCGGCACGATGGAGGCGATCTACGAGCCGGACGCGCCGTCGGGCTACGGCCGCCTCGTGGGCCACGGGCTGGCGCTCGGGCTCTCCGGCGTGATCTCGCCCGAGAGCGCGCACACCGTCCGCGACGTCTCCTGGTGGACGCACGCGATCGCGGTGCTCGGCTTCATCAACTTCCTACCGTACTCCAAGCACCTGCACGTGCTCGTGTCGCTGCCGAACGTGTTCCTCTCGAACACGAGCGGGCCGGGCACGATCGGCGCGATGCGGCCGATGAACCTGGAGGACGAGACGGCGGAGCAGTTCGGCGCCAGCGACGTCGAGCACCTGAGCTGGAAGAACCTGCTGGACGGCTACGCCTGCACGGAGTGCGGCCGCTGCACCGCGGCGTGCCCCGCGAACATCACCGGCAAGGTGCTCTCGCCGCGCAAGATCGTCGTCAACACGCGCCAGCGCCTGATGGAGAAGGCGCCGCTGGTGGTGGGCGACGTCGGTGAGTTCCGCCGCCCGACGCTCGTCGAGCAGGAGGGCGCCGACGCCGGCACGCAGACCGCGACCGCGGTGCTCGAGAACCGCCTGCTCGACAACTACATCACCGAGGAGGAGCTCTGGGCCTGCACGAGCTGCCGCGCGTGCGTGCAGGAGTGCCCGGTCTCGATCGACCAGCTCGACATCATCAACGAGCTGCGGCGCAACCTCGTGCTGATGGAGTCGCGCTTCCCCGAGGAGCTGCAGCCGGCGTTCCAGTCGATGGAGCGCAACGGCAGCCCCTGGGCGTTCAGCCCCGCCGCGCGCGAGGAGTGGGCCCAGGGGCTGGACATCCCGACGATGGCGGAGGCGTTCGAGCGCGGCGCCCGTCCCGACCTGCTGTTCTGGGTCGGCTGCATGGGCTCCTTCGACGATCGCGCGAAGAAGATCACGGTGGCGTTCGCGCGCGTGCTGAAGGCGGCCGGCGTCGACTTCGCGATCCTCGGGCAGGAGGAGACCTGCAACGGCGACCCCGCGCGCCGCATGGGCAACGAGTACCTCTACCAGACGCTCGCGAAGGGCGCGATCGAGACGCTCGACCGCTACGAGGTGAAGACGGTCGTCACCTTCTGCCCGCACTGCTTCCACCAGATCGGCAACGAGTTCCCGCAGCTCGGCGGCAACTACGAGGTCATCCACCACACGACGTACATCGAGCGCCTGCTGCAGGAGGGCCGCGTCCCCCTCGACACCGACGAGGGGAAGCAGCTGACGATGGTCTACCACGACTCCTGCTACCTGGGGCGCTACAACGACGTCTACGACGCGCCGCGCGCGACGCTCAAGCGCGCGCTGCCGGTGGTGAACCTCGTGGAGCCGAAGCGCACGAAGAGCCGCGGCCTGTGCTGCGGCGCGGGCGGCGGCCGCATGTGGATGGAGGAGACGGAGGGGAAGCGCATCAACGTCGAGCGCACCGAGGAGCTGCTCGCGACGGGCGCCGACGCGATCGCGGTGGCGTGCCCGTTCTGCATGACGATGATGACCGACGGCGTCACCGCGAAGGGGAGCGAGGTGCCGGTGCTCGACATCTCCGAGGTCGTCGCGTCGCGGCTCGCCACCGGCGCCCCGGCGGCGCTCGCCGGCGACTGAGCCTCGCGGCACGCAACCTGACGCAGGACCGAGCGGGCGGCGCCGAGCCACGGCGTCGCCCGCTTCATCTTGCCGGGAGGGGCGAGCGATGGCGGATCAGGCAGACCGGACGCGCGGCGACGAGCAGGAGCAGGACGGCCTCGGGCGCGACGCGGCGCACGGCGGCGGACGCGACGACACGACGGGCGGCTCCTACGGACGCTCGACGGGGCGGGCAGGGGACGACCTGAGCGCGTCGTCCGACGACGCCTCGTCGAGCGGGCGCGACGCGGGCGACGCGGGCGACGCGTCGGGGCGCCGGCAGGGGCTGGAGGGCCGCGGCTTCGACGCGGGCACCGGCTACGGCGGCGGCGGCAACGCCAGCGCGTACCGCGCGGGAAGCAGCTACGGCGGGCAGGGCGGATCGGGCGGCGCGCAGATCCCGCGCGGCACCGACGAGCACTCCGACAATCGGTCGGGCGAGCAGGCGGGCCAGCGCGACCGCGACGGCCGCAGCGCGAGGGGCCGCGACGACGCCGACGCGCTGGATCTCGACGCGGCGTCCGACGTGCGCCGGCGCGATCCCTCGCGCTGAGCGCGACGTACGTGACGCGGGTGGGCGGATGAGCAGTTCCGCCCATACCGCGTGCGGCCCGCGCCGTCGAGATTGCGCGGCGCCATGGCCGAACCCCGACTCCTCGTCGTCGAGGACAATCCCGACATCGCGGAAGGACTCGAGGCGAACCTCGCGTCCGAAGGCTTCGCGGTGGAGGTCGCGCGCGACGGGCGCGTGGCGCTCGCCGCCGTGCAGGCGCAGCCACCGGACCTCGTGATCCTCGACCTCGGGCTGCCGCGCATGGACGGCTGCGAGGTGCTGGAGCGGCTGCGCGCCGACGGCGTGTGGTGCCCCGTCCTGATCCTG encodes:
- a CDS encoding RagB/SusD family nutrient uptake outer membrane protein; translation: MTPHMHRAARRRSGVRGVARAAALAWLCAAAAGCSDTVDRLLTATTPSRLGETAFLVPQNAPLLVASAIADFECAYGAYVVASGLASGELYDASQTASRWSYDRREVLPADAHYSTFGCEAIGVYTPISTARYTTDQALQKLGEWTDAEVPNRARLRATAALYAGYSYLLLAEGFCTAAVNLGPELTTAQLLDSAEARFTTALGLVTAADSTVRYGASVGRARARLGKGNTAGAASDAATVPVSFVLNATADNNSGRRNNRVFAQNNASNTGVTIATPYRTLTVAGAPDPRVRVTNQNRLAGDQINQLWTQNKYASLTASLPIATGVEAQLILAEAQGAAQGVATLNALRARAGVALPALTAAEAASFQATVYEERRRELFLQGTRWFDERRGNLTLDPATGTQYPKGGSYGAQRCWPLPAVERAANPNLGG
- a CDS encoding SusC/RagA family TonB-linked outer membrane protein, producing the protein MRSPFASPAGKQSGHISPVAAALLALAAAGPPAALVGLLAVPGEAAAQATQGIITGVVVAEGTQRPLPDAQVSVEGTTNGAATDANGRFRVAGLTGTEVRLTVRRIGYQPATVTARVGATDVRVTLRERALELSQVVVTGTAGVQERRAIGNAVSTVNVAEVTATQPVRNFSDLLTGRASGVSVIGSSGQVGTGSRIRVRGASSLSLANDPLIYVDGIRVDNAQASGPTNQAFGSASVSRWNDFDPDDIESIEVIKGPAAATLYGTEASNGVIQIITKKGAAGRPGWNFTVRQGSSWLPGWKDGYGYVNYGTVPRAGSTTALDTVSITIAQLNDSLNAHFGHDIFRAGRQQDYQANVSGGTAALRYYVGLNREEATGVERANRLQRTNFRANVSASPSRTVDVTASSAFVTGRTYLPYESGGGGATWATYFSSPSFLYSGRNANNAQLGFRSGPPDIYYAAYNIFQDADRFTSSLQVTNRPASWLDHRLILGIDRLVEDNQTQAPRNETLFATYAAFSEVGGTTQGSLAVGTRNVANVTADYAFNAKYTIASGLAGVTSAGGQYYGRRTRGRAMSATGFPASGILALSAAAVQRLDGDSLFDNNTLGGFVQQQLIWNDRLFVTGAVRRDDNSAFGTDYPAVTYPKVSASYVVSEEPALSIPKAFSTLRLRGAYGGSGLQPGAFDAIRTYTASGGFLTPSNVGNTELGPEKSTELELGLDGGLLDDRYGFELTYYAGTTRDAILSRQAPPSIGFPGFQLFNAGRVDRDGFEWVLRAQPIRSRLVTLDLGLNGSANKYEIKSLGPAQTVSLTSNVQHVVGYAPGAWWDRRIVSADYNATTKRATNLRCDDGKGGSTDCATAPRVFLGNTVPTKEGSFTAGLSFLENWRVNAFFDYRGGYKKLDGNLRVRCGAFALCRDLYYPDEVQDKVLLAAEQAGTAYTFHLIRDANFTRFRELSVTYTFPRALAQRFGGTNAGITVAGRNLALWTDYTGLEPEASFNGGSRGGQFGQWEQNVLPQTRSVVATLNFSF
- a CDS encoding electron transfer flavoprotein subunit beta/FixA family protein, whose amino-acid sequence is MKIAVCIKRVPVMEVKFAIGKDGASVDETGLKYDVNDFDLWAVEAALQLNEKNAPGEVTVISLGTDAAQEQIRKALSMGADKGVLLKADRLPGDAFAVAEALAAELKDGGYDVIFFGKKSIDADNSATGAMVGELLGLPVVTGVSKLEIAGGKGTAHRAVEGGIEVLEFPLPAIVTVDEGLNKERLPSLKGIMAAKKKPLESRPAQLGTAGVTVQKMELPPERAAGRIVGEGAAAVPELVRLLQSEAKVL
- a CDS encoding (Fe-S)-binding protein — encoded protein: MTTGNVVFLVILLLAAAFLAYNAQRLYRYMTMVGKPEHRLDDPARRLWNLLTIGFAQTKILRDPTAGTSHAAVFWGFLVVTIGTVEVFVQGVWDGFSYASFLPAPLYALYALSQELFALLILAAVSFLIYRRLVLKPKRLQGDVVHGTEAVMILATIALLMVTLVITGTMEAIYEPDAPSGYGRLVGHGLALGLSGVISPESAHTVRDVSWWTHAIAVLGFINFLPYSKHLHVLVSLPNVFLSNTSGPGTIGAMRPMNLEDETAEQFGASDVEHLSWKNLLDGYACTECGRCTAACPANITGKVLSPRKIVVNTRQRLMEKAPLVVGDVGEFRRPTLVEQEGADAGTQTATAVLENRLLDNYITEEELWACTSCRACVQECPVSIDQLDIINELRRNLVLMESRFPEELQPAFQSMERNGSPWAFSPAAREEWAQGLDIPTMAEAFERGARPDLLFWVGCMGSFDDRAKKITVAFARVLKAAGVDFAILGQEETCNGDPARRMGNEYLYQTLAKGAIETLDRYEVKTVVTFCPHCFHQIGNEFPQLGGNYEVIHHTTYIERLLQEGRVPLDTDEGKQLTMVYHDSCYLGRYNDVYDAPRATLKRALPVVNLVEPKRTKSRGLCCGAGGGRMWMEETEGKRINVERTEELLATGADAIAVACPFCMTMMTDGVTAKGSEVPVLDISEVVASRLATGAPAALAGD
- a CDS encoding electron transfer flavoprotein subunit alpha/FixB family protein, translated to MANVFAFVESRGGDVRKAGLEAVSAARQIADQTGGGEVHALLAGAPGIAAQASRLAEVGADVVYVVEHAGLAQYDAESLAATAAERIRAGGYRAAVFSATAQGKDLSPRVAAKLRAPLAPDATAIAVEGDAIVVRHPMYTGKVIGALAITASPALLSVRLGAVPAQPNAKAGRVETIQPAADPGASKVRVVELREGNKGKIDLGEAAVIVAGGRGLKAPENFKLVEELADSFGNAAVGATRAVTDEGWRPHSDQIGQTGRVVSPELYVAVGISGAIQHLAGMRTSKTIVAINKDKEAPIFKVADYGIVGDVFEIVPALTQAVRAAKAAH